From the Prunus dulcis chromosome 4, ALMONDv2, whole genome shotgun sequence genome, one window contains:
- the LOC117623938 gene encoding calcium permeable stress-gated cation channel 1-like, which produces MATLADLGVGAAINILSAFLFFVVFAILRLQPFNDRVYFPKWYFKGLRESPTHSGAFVRKFVNLDFRSYIRFLNWMPAALKMPEPELIDHAGLDSAVYLRIYLIGLKIFVPIAFLAWAVLVPVNWTNSTLDLAKLANVTSSDIDKLSISNVPDKSQRFWSHIVMAYIFTFWTCYVLLKEYETVAKMRLHFLATEQRRPDQFTVLVRNVPPDADESTSELVEHFFLVNHPDHYLTHQVVYNANKLAKLVKKKKKMQNWLVYYRNKFSRSKNSTRPLMKTGFLGLWGNKVDAIEYYETEIEKLSNDIAEEKERVANDSKSIMPAAFVSFKTRWGAAVCAQTQQSRDPTIWLTDWAPEPRDVYWPNLAIPYVSLSVKRLIMGVAFFFLTFFFMIPIAIVQSFASLDGIEKAAPFLKPIVEMKFIKSVIAGFLPGIALKLFLIFLPTILMIMAKFEGFTSKSSLERRAASRYYLFTFVNVFLGSIIAGTAFEQLDSFIHQSATEIPKTIGVAIPMKATFFITYIMVDGWAGIAAEILMLKPLIIFHLKNFFLVKTEKDREEAMDPGSIGFNTGEPRIQLYFLLGLVYATVTPALLPFIIIFFGLAYVVFRHQIINVYNQEYESAAAFWPDVHGRVVSALIISQLLLFGLLSTKRAAQSTPFLIALPVLTIWFYRYCKGRFEPAFVTYPLQEAMMKDTLERAKEPNLNLKGYLQSAYVHPVFRDCDDDEDNESIDKGENESVIVPTKRHSRRNTPVPSRMTGGSSPSLPDVVEDYAQP; this is translated from the exons ATGGCTACACTTGCAGATTTAGGGGTTGGGGCAGCCATCAATATTCTTAGCGCATTCCTTTTCTTTGTAGTATTTGCCATTCTCAGGCTTCAACCCTTCAATGATAGGGTGTACTTtccaaaatggtattttaagGGACTAAGGGAGAGTCCCACACATTCTGGTGCATTTGTGCGCAAGTTTGTCAATCTGGACTTTAGGTCATACATAAGGTTTTTGAATTGGATGCCAGCTGCATTGAAGATGCCGGAACCGGAGCTTATTGATCATGCAGGATTGGATTCTGCAGTTTACTTACGGATATATTTGATAGG GCTTAAAATCTTTGTTCCTATAGCATTCCTTGCATGGGCTGTTTTGGTACCAGTCAACTGGACAAATAGCACTTTGGATCTAGCAAAGCTAGCCAATGTTACTTCCAGTGACATTGATAAGCTCTCAATTTCAAATGTCCCAGATAAATCACAAAG ATTCTGGAGTCATATAGTGATGGCTTATATCTTTACTTTTTGGACATGCTATGTGCTGCTGAAGGAGTATGAGACTGTTGCCAAAATGCGGTTGCATTTTCTTGCAACAGAGCAGCGCCGACCAGATCAATTTACG GTCCTTGTTAGAAATGTTCCACCAGACGCAGACGAATCTACAAGTGAGCTTGTGGAGCACTTTTTTCTGGTCAACCATCCAGATCACTATCTTACACATCAG GTGGTATACAATGCCAATAAACTTGCGAAGTTggtaaagaagaagaaaaagatgcaGAACTGGCTTGTCTACTATCGGAATAAATTTTCTAGAAGTAAAAATTCAACAAGGCCCTTAATGAAG ACTGGTTTTCTTGGGCTTTGGGGAAATAAAGTTGATGCAATTGAATATTATGAAACTGAGATTGAGAAATTGTCAAATGAT aTAGCTGAAGAAAAGGAGAGGGTTGCAAATGATTCCAAGTCTATCATGCCAGCTGCCTTTGTTTCCTTCAAAACTCGATGGGGTGCTGCTGTTTGTGCACAAACTCAGCAATCCAGAGATCCAACTATTTGGTTAACCGATTGGGCTCCAGAGCCACGCGATGTATATTGGCCAAACCTGGCAATTCCATATGTTTCACTCTCAGTTAAGAGACTAATTATGGGCGTtgcattcttttttctcaCATTCTTTTTCATGATCCCGATTGCAATTGTACAATCTTTTGCAAGCCTTGACGGAATCGAGAAAGCAGCTCCATTCCTAAAACCCATTGTAGAAAT GAAGTTCATTAAGTCAGTCATTGCAGGTTTTCTACCTGGGATTGCACTGAAGTTGTTTCTAATCTTTCTGCCAACCATATTGATGATCATGGCTAAATTTGAGGGCTTTACGTCTAAGTCTTCCCTTGAAAGGAGAGCCGCATCTAGATACTATCTCTTCACTTTTGTGAATGTATTCCTTGGGAGCATTATTGCTGGAACAGCATTTGAACAGCTAGATTCTTTCATTCACCAATCAGCAACTGA GATTCCAAAAACAATTGGTGTTGCAATCCCAATGAAAGCAACTTTCTTTATAACATATATAATGGTTGATGGATGGGCTGGTATAGCTGCAGAGATTTTGATGTTGAAACCACTGATAATATTCCATTTGAAGAATTTCTTCCTGGTTAAGACTGAAAAGGATAGGGAGGAGGCAATGGATCCAGGAAGTATTGGTTTCAACACTGGAGAGCCTCGTATACAGTTGTATTTCTTACTGGGCCTTGTGTATGCTACAGTGACACCAGCCTTACTTCCGTTCATAATTATCTTCTTTGGCCTGGCTTATGTTGTTTTCCGTCATCAG ATCATAAATGTTTATAACCAGGAGTATGAAAGCGCTGCAGCATTCTGGCCTGATGTCCATGGTCGTGTTGTCTCTGCATTGATTATCTCACAACTCCTCCTTTTTGGATTGTTGAGTACAAAAAGAGCTGCTCAGTCAACACCGTTTCTCATTGCACTTCCAGTGCTGACCATATGGTTCTATAGGTATTGCAAAGGTCGTTTCGAACCTGCATTTGTGACATATCCATTACAG GAAGCAATGATGAAAGATACTCTGGAACGTGCAAAAGAACCaaacttgaatttgaaagGCTATCTTCAGAGCGCATATGTCCATCCAGTTTTTAGAGATTGTGATGACGATGAAGACAATGAGTCTATTGACAAGGGTGAAAATGAGAGCGTGATTGTGCCCACAAAACGGCATTCTCGGAGGAACACCCCAGTGCCTAGCAGAATGACAGGTGGATCCTCACCATCGCTGCCTGATGTTGTTGAAGACTATGCACAGCCTTAA
- the LOC117623937 gene encoding lysine-specific demethylase JMJ25-like isoform X2, which yields MEVLIVEQGRLGQYNDNNIRTPKRKRSNFLHHGKEEGSSNGKRISKKRSSSSNAVESCENEFSMDELEEDEEIMFLIKARARKRRSVDCEVMGRGSSKDERVKYELRNTTSKISSSSPPSSSGSSCTSKYTEDNREVYLKCHHCMKEEKKTIVSCSKCKKNSYCVRCIKQWYPHMKVKEVKDLCPFCRRNCNCNACLHSTGVIETPKRDISDRERAQHLECLISNLLPFLKQISQEQIQEIEIEANIRGLSPSEFEIPQTLCFNDERVYCNHCATSIIDLHRSCPKCSYELCLSCCREIRQGCLLDRGEVKFQYRSRGFDYIHGGDPSPDCCPLEASEDHIEPLIEWKGNDDATVTCAPKEMGGCGDCMLDLKRILPPDWISNLGVKAKHSLEIFRTEHSTFKRDCAETRRDTLLKAASREDSRDNFLFCPDSRDTLKEEGLLRFKEHWVNGEPVIVRNVLEQANGLSWEPMVMWRALSENMDTASTSQFSKVKTIDCLAGCEVEISTREFFEGYTEGRMYSNLWPEMLKLKDWPPSDKFEDLLPRHCDEFISALPFQEYTDPRSGILNLAVKLPPGVLKPDMGPKTYIAYGLMEELGRGDSVTKLHCDMSDAVNILTHTSEVQLCDEQQSAISRLNKLHRAQDERELMDWMNSLKDGGQPGQQTQDREALENTLSPEINVELKVPEDEDEDEDELDGPTTSGSSSTEVAEETGGALWDIFRREDVPKLEAYLMKHYKEFRHTYCSLVERVIHPIHDQSFYLTLEHKKKLKEEFGVEPWTFLQKLGEAVFIPAGCPHQVRNLKSCTKVAADFVSPENVHECLRLTEEFRQLPKNHRAREDKLEIKKMILYAVDEALKDLEALVSTQV from the exons ATGGAAGTTTTGATTGTAGAACAAGGAAGGCTGGGGCAGTATAATGATAACAATATCCGTACACCTAAGAGAAAACGTTCAAATTTCCTGCATCATGGAAAGGAAGAAGGATCCTCAAATGGCAAAAGGATTTCAAAAAAGCGAAGTTCCTCCTCAAATGCGGTAGAAAGTTGTGAAAATGAGTTTTCAATGGAtgaattggaagaagatgaagaaattatGTTTTTGATTAAGGCACGAGCGCGGAAAAGGAGAAGTGTTGACTGTGAAGTGATGGGAAGAGGTTCCTCAAAGGATGAAAGAGTAAAATATGAGTTAAGGAATACTACTAGCAAAATTTCATCCTCTTCACCACCATCTTCATCTGGTTCATCATGCACTTCGAAATATACGGAG GATAATAGAGAAGTTTATTTGAAGTGTCATCATTGTATgaaagaggagaagaaaaccATAGTTTCCTGCTCCAAGTGTAAAAAGAACTCCTATTGCGTCCGCTGTATCAAGCAATG GTATCCTCACATGAAAGTAAAGGAAGTGAAGGACCTTTGCCCATTTTGCCGCAGAAATTGCAACTGTAATGCATGCCTGCACTCAACTGGGGTGATTGAG ACACCAAAGAGGGATATAAGTGATCGCGAGAGGGCTCAGCATCTGGAGTGTTTGATTTCCAACCTGCTTCCATTTTTAAAGCAAATTTCTCAAGAACAAATTCAAGAGATAGAGATTGAAGCTAATATTCGAG GACTTTCACCTTCCGAATTTGAAATACCACAGACCCTTTGTTTCAATGATGAGCGTGTCTATTG CAACCATTGTGCAACTTCAATCATTGATCTACATCGAAGCTGCCCAAAATGTTCTTATGAACTTTGTCTAAGTTGTTGCCGAGAAATTCGCCAGGGATGCCTCTTAGACCGTGGAGAAGTGAAATTTCAATATAGGAGTAGGGGTTTTGATTACATCCATGGTGGAGACCCATCACCTGACTGTTGTCCCTTGGAAGCTTCAGAGGACCATATTGAGCCTTTGATTGAGTGGAAGGGAAACGATGATGCTACTGTTACTTGTGCTCCGAAAGAAATGGGTGGCTGTGGTGATTGCATGTTGGATCTTAAGCGAATCCTTCCACCTGACTGGATCTCAAATTTAGGAGTCAAAGCAAAACATTCATTAGAGATTTTCCGAACAGAACATTCTACTTTCAAGCGTGATTGTGCTGAAACAAGAAGGGATACGTTACTAAAAGCAGCTTCTAGAGAGGATTCTCGTGACAACTTCTTATTTTGTCCAGATTCAAGGGACACTCTGAAAGAAGAAGGGCTTTTGCGCTTCAAAGAACATTGGGTTAATGGTGAACCAGTTATTGTCAGAAATGTGCTTGAACAGGCAAATGGATTGAGCTGGGAGCCAATGGTCATGTGGCGTGCTTTAAGTGAAAATATGGATACAGCTAGTACCTCACAGTTTTCAAAAGTAAAGACCATCGATTGCCTGGCGGGTTGTGAG GTGGAAATCAGTACTCGTGAATTTTTTGAAGGATACACTGAAGGGAGAATGTATAGTAATTTATGGCCAGAGATGCTTAAGCTGAAGGATTGGCCCCCTTCTGATAAGTTTGAGGACCTTTTGCCCCGCCATTGTGATGAATTTATCAGTGCCTTGCCATTTCAAGAGTACACGGATCCTAGATCTGGTATTCTCAACCTTGCTGTTAAGTTGCCACCAGGTGTTTTGAAACCAGACATGGGCCCAAAAACATATATTGCTTATGGGCTTATGGAAGAGCTTGGAAGAGGGGACTCTGTAACTAAACTTCATTGCGACATGTCCGATGCA GTGAATATTTTGACACACACATCAGAAGTACAGCTATGTGATGAGCAGCAATCTGCAATTTCAAGGTTGAACAAATTACATAGGGCCCAAGATGAAAGAGAGCTTATGGATTGGATGAATTCTCTCAAGGATGGTGGACAACCTGGTCAACAGACACAGGATAGAGAAGCACTAGAAAACACTCTCTCTCCTGAAATTAACGTAGAATTGAAAGTAccagaagatgaagatgaagatgaagatgagtTAGATGGGCCCACTACATCCGGTTCTTCCTCCACCGAAGTGGCAGAGGAAACTGGTGGTGCTTTGTGGGACATCTTCCGGAGAGAGGATGTTCCTAAATTAGAGGCATACCTTATGAAACATTATAAGGAATTTAGGCACACCTATTGTTCACTAGTTGAACGG GTCATTCATCCAATTCATGACCaatctttttatttaacattGGAGCACAAAAAGAAGCTGAAGGAGGAATTTGGTGTTGAACCATGGACGTTTCTACAAAAACTTGGAGAGGCAGTATTTATTCCAGCCGGATGTCCACACCAAGTCAGGAATCTCAAG TCTTGTACAAAAGTAGCAGCCGACTTCGTGTCTCCTGAAAACGTCCACGAGTGCCTCCGTTTGACCGAGGAGTTCAGACAACTTCCGAAGAACCATAGAGCTAGAGAAGACAAacttgag ataaagaaaatgataCTTTATGCAGTCGACGAAGCCCTTAAAGATTTGGAAGCCTTAGTATCAACTCAAGTTTGA
- the LOC117623937 gene encoding lysine-specific demethylase JMJ25-like isoform X1, protein MEVLIVEQGRLGQYNDNNIRTPKRKRSNFLHHGKEEGSSNGKRISKKRSSSSNAVESCENEFSMDELEEDEEIMFLIKARARKRRSVDCEVMGRGSSKDERVKYELRNTTSKISSSSPPSSSGSSCTSKYTEQDNREVYLKCHHCMKEEKKTIVSCSKCKKNSYCVRCIKQWYPHMKVKEVKDLCPFCRRNCNCNACLHSTGVIETPKRDISDRERAQHLECLISNLLPFLKQISQEQIQEIEIEANIRGLSPSEFEIPQTLCFNDERVYCNHCATSIIDLHRSCPKCSYELCLSCCREIRQGCLLDRGEVKFQYRSRGFDYIHGGDPSPDCCPLEASEDHIEPLIEWKGNDDATVTCAPKEMGGCGDCMLDLKRILPPDWISNLGVKAKHSLEIFRTEHSTFKRDCAETRRDTLLKAASREDSRDNFLFCPDSRDTLKEEGLLRFKEHWVNGEPVIVRNVLEQANGLSWEPMVMWRALSENMDTASTSQFSKVKTIDCLAGCEVEISTREFFEGYTEGRMYSNLWPEMLKLKDWPPSDKFEDLLPRHCDEFISALPFQEYTDPRSGILNLAVKLPPGVLKPDMGPKTYIAYGLMEELGRGDSVTKLHCDMSDAVNILTHTSEVQLCDEQQSAISRLNKLHRAQDERELMDWMNSLKDGGQPGQQTQDREALENTLSPEINVELKVPEDEDEDEDELDGPTTSGSSSTEVAEETGGALWDIFRREDVPKLEAYLMKHYKEFRHTYCSLVERVIHPIHDQSFYLTLEHKKKLKEEFGVEPWTFLQKLGEAVFIPAGCPHQVRNLKSCTKVAADFVSPENVHECLRLTEEFRQLPKNHRAREDKLEIKKMILYAVDEALKDLEALVSTQV, encoded by the exons ATGGAAGTTTTGATTGTAGAACAAGGAAGGCTGGGGCAGTATAATGATAACAATATCCGTACACCTAAGAGAAAACGTTCAAATTTCCTGCATCATGGAAAGGAAGAAGGATCCTCAAATGGCAAAAGGATTTCAAAAAAGCGAAGTTCCTCCTCAAATGCGGTAGAAAGTTGTGAAAATGAGTTTTCAATGGAtgaattggaagaagatgaagaaattatGTTTTTGATTAAGGCACGAGCGCGGAAAAGGAGAAGTGTTGACTGTGAAGTGATGGGAAGAGGTTCCTCAAAGGATGAAAGAGTAAAATATGAGTTAAGGAATACTACTAGCAAAATTTCATCCTCTTCACCACCATCTTCATCTGGTTCATCATGCACTTCGAAATATACGGAG CAGGATAATAGAGAAGTTTATTTGAAGTGTCATCATTGTATgaaagaggagaagaaaaccATAGTTTCCTGCTCCAAGTGTAAAAAGAACTCCTATTGCGTCCGCTGTATCAAGCAATG GTATCCTCACATGAAAGTAAAGGAAGTGAAGGACCTTTGCCCATTTTGCCGCAGAAATTGCAACTGTAATGCATGCCTGCACTCAACTGGGGTGATTGAG ACACCAAAGAGGGATATAAGTGATCGCGAGAGGGCTCAGCATCTGGAGTGTTTGATTTCCAACCTGCTTCCATTTTTAAAGCAAATTTCTCAAGAACAAATTCAAGAGATAGAGATTGAAGCTAATATTCGAG GACTTTCACCTTCCGAATTTGAAATACCACAGACCCTTTGTTTCAATGATGAGCGTGTCTATTG CAACCATTGTGCAACTTCAATCATTGATCTACATCGAAGCTGCCCAAAATGTTCTTATGAACTTTGTCTAAGTTGTTGCCGAGAAATTCGCCAGGGATGCCTCTTAGACCGTGGAGAAGTGAAATTTCAATATAGGAGTAGGGGTTTTGATTACATCCATGGTGGAGACCCATCACCTGACTGTTGTCCCTTGGAAGCTTCAGAGGACCATATTGAGCCTTTGATTGAGTGGAAGGGAAACGATGATGCTACTGTTACTTGTGCTCCGAAAGAAATGGGTGGCTGTGGTGATTGCATGTTGGATCTTAAGCGAATCCTTCCACCTGACTGGATCTCAAATTTAGGAGTCAAAGCAAAACATTCATTAGAGATTTTCCGAACAGAACATTCTACTTTCAAGCGTGATTGTGCTGAAACAAGAAGGGATACGTTACTAAAAGCAGCTTCTAGAGAGGATTCTCGTGACAACTTCTTATTTTGTCCAGATTCAAGGGACACTCTGAAAGAAGAAGGGCTTTTGCGCTTCAAAGAACATTGGGTTAATGGTGAACCAGTTATTGTCAGAAATGTGCTTGAACAGGCAAATGGATTGAGCTGGGAGCCAATGGTCATGTGGCGTGCTTTAAGTGAAAATATGGATACAGCTAGTACCTCACAGTTTTCAAAAGTAAAGACCATCGATTGCCTGGCGGGTTGTGAG GTGGAAATCAGTACTCGTGAATTTTTTGAAGGATACACTGAAGGGAGAATGTATAGTAATTTATGGCCAGAGATGCTTAAGCTGAAGGATTGGCCCCCTTCTGATAAGTTTGAGGACCTTTTGCCCCGCCATTGTGATGAATTTATCAGTGCCTTGCCATTTCAAGAGTACACGGATCCTAGATCTGGTATTCTCAACCTTGCTGTTAAGTTGCCACCAGGTGTTTTGAAACCAGACATGGGCCCAAAAACATATATTGCTTATGGGCTTATGGAAGAGCTTGGAAGAGGGGACTCTGTAACTAAACTTCATTGCGACATGTCCGATGCA GTGAATATTTTGACACACACATCAGAAGTACAGCTATGTGATGAGCAGCAATCTGCAATTTCAAGGTTGAACAAATTACATAGGGCCCAAGATGAAAGAGAGCTTATGGATTGGATGAATTCTCTCAAGGATGGTGGACAACCTGGTCAACAGACACAGGATAGAGAAGCACTAGAAAACACTCTCTCTCCTGAAATTAACGTAGAATTGAAAGTAccagaagatgaagatgaagatgaagatgagtTAGATGGGCCCACTACATCCGGTTCTTCCTCCACCGAAGTGGCAGAGGAAACTGGTGGTGCTTTGTGGGACATCTTCCGGAGAGAGGATGTTCCTAAATTAGAGGCATACCTTATGAAACATTATAAGGAATTTAGGCACACCTATTGTTCACTAGTTGAACGG GTCATTCATCCAATTCATGACCaatctttttatttaacattGGAGCACAAAAAGAAGCTGAAGGAGGAATTTGGTGTTGAACCATGGACGTTTCTACAAAAACTTGGAGAGGCAGTATTTATTCCAGCCGGATGTCCACACCAAGTCAGGAATCTCAAG TCTTGTACAAAAGTAGCAGCCGACTTCGTGTCTCCTGAAAACGTCCACGAGTGCCTCCGTTTGACCGAGGAGTTCAGACAACTTCCGAAGAACCATAGAGCTAGAGAAGACAAacttgag ataaagaaaatgataCTTTATGCAGTCGACGAAGCCCTTAAAGATTTGGAAGCCTTAGTATCAACTCAAGTTTGA
- the LOC117623941 gene encoding leucine--tRNA ligase, chloroplastic/mitochondrial: MSSGHAQLHLQLQALPPPPLRFGSVLFPSHPIQSKRIRNSSFSLRLHHNGSKSSVFGRKSGVIRSSVAEKSNGAAEPKPKQQVTVKRPYPFHEIELKWQRYWEENQTFRTPDEIDTSKPKYYVLDMFPYPSGAGLHVGHPLGYTATDILARLKRMQGYNVLHPMGWDAFGLPAEQYAIETGTHPKITTLKNIDRFRSQLKSLGFSYDWDREISTTEPEYYRWTQWIFLQLLKRGLAYQAEVPVNWCPALGTVLANEEVVDGVSERGGHPVIRKPMKQWMLKITAYADRLLEDLDDLDWPESIKEMQRNWIGRSEGAEMDFPILSSDEQERDTKITIYTTRPDTIFGATYLVVAPEHPLLSSLVSTAQRKSVEEYTDLASRKSDLERTELQKEKTGVFSGCYAKNPVSGEAIPIWVADYVLGSYGTGAIMAVPAHDTRDLEFASKFDIPIRWVVMPDDKNLSGSGKAYSGEGTVVNSSNSTVGLDINGLSSKEAASKVIEWADKTANGKKKVNYKLRDWLFARQRYWGEPIPVIFLDDNGETVPLLETELPLTLPELDDFSPTGTGEPPLSKSVSWVKTKDPLTGKPARRETSTMPQWAGSCWYYLRFMDPKNSKEVVAKTKEMYWSPVDVYVGGAEHAVLHLLYSRFWHKVLYDIGIVSTKEPFKCVINQGIILGEVQYIAYKDSDGNFISADSGTSVEYHQELIPEEKVMKSGDSFVMKDNPNVCLIARSHKMSKSRGNVVNPDDVVSEYGADSLRLYEMFMGPLRDSKTWNTSGIEGVHRFLGRTWRLIVGSPLSDGTFKDGTLVTDEDPTLEQLRSLHKCIAKVTEEIEATRFNTGISAMMEFLNVAYKWKKHPRLIIEAFVLLLSPYAPHMAEELWFRLGHSKSLAYEPFPKADPAFLKESTIVLPVQINGKTRGTIQVEETCSEENAFQLASKDEKLSKYLNGKVIKKRIFVPGKILNVILDLQNVKATVR; this comes from the exons ATGAGTTCTGGTCACGCGCAACTACATCTCCAGCTTCAGGCACTTCCACCACCTCCCTTACGTTTTGGCTCAGTTCTATTTCCTTCGCACCCAATTCAATCCAAGAGAATCAGAAACAGCAGTTTCTCTTTGAGATTGCACCATAACGGCTCTAAAAGCAGTGTCTTTGGTAGAAAAAGTGGCGTGATAAGAAGCTCAGTGGCTGAAAAATCCAATGGCGCGGCAGAGCCGAAGCCCAAGCAGCAAGTGACGGTGAAGAGGCCCTACCCTTTCCACGAAATCGAGCTCAAATGGCAGCGTTATTGGGAGGAAAATCAAACTTTTCGAACCCCCGATGAAATTGATACCTCCAAGCCCAAATACTATGTCCTTGATATGTTCCCTTATCCCAG TGGAGCTGGGTTACATGTTGGCCATCCACTTGGATATACCGCCACAGACATTCTCGCTAGGCTTAAACGTATGCAGGGTTACAATGTATTACACCCAATGGGATGGGATGCATTTGGATTGCCAGCAGAGCAATATGCAATCGAG ACAGGAACTCACCCAAAGATCACAACCTTGAAGAACATTGATCGGTTTCGCTCCCAG CTTAAATCATTGGGATTCTCGTATGACTGGGATCGTGAAATTTCTACAACGGAACCAGAATATTATAGATGGACCCAGTGGATCTTTCTTCAGCTATTAAAGAGAGGATTGGCGTATCAG GCTGAAGTGCCAGTTAATTGGTGCCCTGCACTTGGTACTGTCCTGGCAAATGAAGAGGTGGTAGATGGTGTGAGCGAGCGTGGGGGTCATCCAGTTATAAGAAAG CCAATGAAGCAATGGATGCTCAAGATTACTGCATATGCTGATCGTCTACTTGAAGATTTAGATGACCTTGACTGGCCTGAAAGCATAAAAGAAATGCAAAGAAACTGGATTGGGAGGTCAGAAGGTGCTGAGATGGATTTTCCTATTCTTAGCAGTGATGAACAGGAAAGAGACACAAAGATTACAATCTATACTACCAGACCTGACACCATCTTTGGAGCAAC CTATTTAGTTGTGGCACCGGAGCATCCCTTGTTGTCATCGTTAGTATCAACAGCCCAGAGAAAAAGT GTGGAGGAGTACACAGATCTTGCTTCAAGAAAGAGTGACCTGGAGAGGACTGAGCTTCAGAAGGAAAAAACCGGGGTCTTCAGTGGTTGCTATGCTAAAAATCCAGTTAGTGGTGAAGCTATCCCTATATGGGTTGCGGACTATGTCCTGGGGAG TTATGGAACGGGGGCAATTATGGCTGTACCCGCACACGACACTCGTGACTTAGAGTTTGCATCAAAATTTGACATCCCAATTCGTTGGGTTGTGATGCCGGATGATAAAAATCTCAGTGGTTCTGGAAAGGCCTATTCAGGTGAAGGTACTGTTGTAAATTCTTCAAATTCAACAGTGGGGCTGGACATTAATGGCTTATCCAGCAAAGAAGCTGCTTCTAAAGTCATCGAATGGGCTGATAAAACTGCAAATGGGAAGAAAAAG GTGAACTATAAGTTGAGGGATTGGCTTTTTGCTCGGCAACGTTATTGGGGGGAACCTATCCcagtaatttttttggatgatAATGGTGAGACTGTTCCCCTACTTGAAACTGAACTGCCCCTTACCCTACCAGAACTGGATGATTTTTCTCCCACTGGAACAGGAGAACCACCACTATCAAAATCAGTTTCTTGG GTCAAAACCAAGGACCCTTTAACTGGAAAACCTGCTCGACGAGAGACAAGCACCATGCCCCAGTGGGCTGGTTCTTGCTG GTACTATTTGAGATTTATggacccaaaaaattcaaaagaagtGGTGGCGAAGACAAAAGAAAT GTATTGGAGCCCAGTTGATGTGTATGTTGGCGGTGCTGAACATGCTGTTCTCCATTTACTTTATTCAAGGTTCTGGCACAAG GTTCTTTATGACATTGGCATTGTGTCCACCAAAGAACCATTCAAGTGTGTCATAAACCAGGGAATTATTCTTGGCGAA GTTCAATATATTGCTTACAAGGACTCTGATGGGAATTTTATCTCTGCAGACTCTGGAACATCAGTTGAATATCATCAAGAACTAATACCAGAGGAAAAG GTCATGAAATCTGGGGATTCTTTCGTAATGAAAGACAATCCAAACGTTTGTCTGATTGCACGTTCTCATAAAATGAGTAAAAGCAGGGGAAATGTAGTCAATCCTGATGATGTTGTTTCTGAATACGGGGCAGATTCTCTACGTTTATATGAAATGTTCATGGGGCCACTTag AGATTCAAAAACCTGGAATACGAGTGGTATTGAAGGTGTCCATCGATTTTTGGGAAGAACCTGGAGGCTAATTGTTGGTTCACCATTATCAGATGGTACATTCAAGGATGGAACATTAGTGACTGATGAGGATCCTACTTTGGAGCAACTTCGTTCTCTCCATAAATGCATTGCGAAG GTAACAGAGGAAATAGAAGCAACAAGATTCAACACTGGAATATCCGCAATGATGGAGTTCCTTAATGTGGCTTATAAG TGGAAAAAACATCCAAGATTGATTATTGAAgcatttgttttgttgctaTCACCGTATGCACCTCATATGGCTGAGGAACTTTGGTTTCGCTTGGGACACTCCAAATCATTGGCATATGAGCCTTTTCCTAAG GCGGACCCTGCGTTTTTGAAGGAATCTACTATTGTCCTACCTGTTCAGATCAATGGCAAGACAAGGGGTACAATCCAGGTTGAAGAGACCTGTTCAGAGGAGAATGCTTTCCAACTGGCATCAAAAGATGAGAAACTCTCCAAATATCTGAATGGGAAGGTGATTAAAAAGAGGATTTTTGTCCCTGGAAAGATCCTGAATGTTATCCTGGACCTTCAAAACGTCAAGGCGACAGTCCGATAA